Genomic window (Apis cerana isolate GH-2021 linkage group LG1, AcerK_1.0, whole genome shotgun sequence):
TatcagaaatgaaatattgaaatacgtGTGAACTAGTCTCGGATGTGAAAATAGATAGATCTGTGCATGATTTTTGAAGattgtttatatatcttttttttgaaaaagattgtaTCGGTCATTTGCTTGTTATTGAGAGAAAccaatagtattttttaaataatgcagAGATCATATAGGATGAAGATGGAATTTACCGATCTTAATGtgttcttaatatttattacgtcagataaaatgtattaagcgattcgtaaatttttaaaatgttgaaaCCTGACTCTACTTTAGACATTCATCAGTAATacagaagaaattaataagcAATAATAACTTTTGGGTCGAAACGATCGTGTaatcgaagaataaaatattactgtaTGAATGTATAcacatatcattaatatatgattaattaatgaaaaagtttttaaagatgatagaaacatatttttaaggGGGGGGGGATGCGTGAAATGCgtcaatttctataatattataaacgatgtaataattaatacacatAACGGGTCATTCCATGCGTGATTAATCTCCGTATGGATCGTCAGTATTTTAGATGTAATTagcaattataattgaatgtaAATTGATTGTGTTTTGTGTATGTGtttgtgtatgtgtatgtttCGTGACCATAAAGAATAAGTAAATTACACAcaagaatgaatgaatgaaacgCTTTTAACTTCTCTACTTTAATGTTATCGATTTTATACCTCATCTTGAATACgtgtattttaagaaattttaatttttagaatcgttCAAATCTGTAAAGAAGATCTTTTTGTcataaatggataaataaattaattatagtttattagataagataattaatagcttcttctttcatcttttatttatctcttttcttcATCATAATCTTTTGTAAAagttgtttgaaaattattttctgacTCCTTCTTGATCTCGTTTATGCGAATCTCTGGTATAATAGCGTAATCACTGGACTGTGATTCCCAAGAATTGTGTAAAACTTTTATCAAcctacttaaaaatttttgattaaaaatcggtatttattaattttaccaatcatatttgttttaagaataatttaatttaaacgtaaatgttaatcaatcaaattaaaaattcgatttccaacattgtttttaataataattcttaagaaataaatttaataatatatatatatacataataaaataatttacatataatttaaatataatttttttaaattaataattacctgCTGGTAACTggttctttttcattattatcactTTCAGAAAATGTGTGTTGTGTCTGGTCATGTAATATTACGTCCTGTTCCATAAATTTATCCGTTAATTCCGAAActgaatttttcctttcatctACGTAAACTTCTATCGATGCGTTTTCTATTTCTACAACTTCTGAatcatctataattttattaatattttttgaaaaaaattactctattttaaatcttatcgtTTACTTACctttaagaattttctttgttatcgAGTTTTTAGATAAAACTGGTAacattttcttccatttcaaCGTGTCGGacatttcttctctctttttcgctattttgaataattttcgccGTTCTTCGGTACGTTCATGGCGCAATTGTATCtgaataaaacaaacaataaataaattattaaattctcgtCATGAACAAAGTTAATAATGAATCGATAATTAcctttaaatcattattagcCTCTCTCAATGAACCGGTAAgtgatatcatataataaataataagtatcaTGAGAACAATTAATGGAATTACTATGCCAGGAGAGACAATATAATCAAGACACCTGAAACGAAAAGgaatgatgaataaaaaataaaaattataaaatgcagAAAATATGCATAacgtttctttaataaaaagacGAATTTActacataattatatgttttgttatgtaaatatataattaaaaatattaaatataatttaattcaattatatttacatacacacgtatacacaattaatataaaaaaatactgaaTACCTCTTAATTAACTCAGGAAGAGAATTAGTGAGGTTTTTCGTGGCTacatgataaattttcttgtaaccAGAGAATGGACCGCAATACAACGATGGTTTTACCCAAACTATAGCATAGCCAACGGGTAGAACGCACaagaataacattattaacaatagagcaaagtaaaaattgttagatctgaaaaaggaaaaataatatctcaaaacgagtaaagataaataaataataatacaagtgaatttttgtttatttttaagagttaaaaaaaaaagtgatttctAAAGCATAAATGTGTACCTGGAAGCTCGAAAAACTACTTCATGCGGTATATTACAAGTCATAACAGCCCAAGATCTAAGGTACATGAGAATTCCAAGtttgaaaagatttaataCCATTAATCCAGGACTAAAAAACATTCCCATCCATATCATTCCTTGATTGAGCACTAAATGAAGTATATTTTCagcaattttgaaatcacCGTATTGAGGGAATTGTTTCTCAAGATCCCAACACCAGCAACCATTCATGAATCGCACGAAGACAGCACGAATAAAATCTATAGTCAATGTATTTGCTAtgataattatctataataagaaaaaaaggaaaagaaaattttaacagtCTTTGATAGAAGAAGggatattaattctaaagatgcctatagatttttttttaaaatttttatattgaatatcttttttaatagtaaatcaatttaaacatttaagcaatttaacattaaaaaaaaaaaagaaagtgttacaaaagaaaaaatgttattgttataaaattattcaatcgtGAGAAAGAATCTAAGTTGATTTgggatttcaattttaattaaaaaataaattcaccaAGTCCATTACAGTAAGCTTAGCAAGTTCTTGTCCAAATACCGTTTCCCAACACGAATGGCGAAGCTTCTTTCGAGTTTTCAGATCTAACTGTTTCGACGAGGAGActataatgaaagaaataaaaataaaaaaaaatgtagaaaaaatcatgatacaattaaaatatacgtataaattgtTTCACTCGTACTTGTATCTTGTGTGACCGTGCATACGTATTCGAAACACTTCACGTATCTTGTATCTTTTTCTAATAGAGGAATCACACTTTCGTCCAATGTCGAAGATTCAAGAGTggtagaaattttatcaatcattTCTGTAGGAATAGATTTCTCagtaaatttattcgtaattgtCGCGGATTCCACGTTTGTATTTAACGTTGTAATTATCAAATGTTGATAATTATCTTGTGTCGATAATGATGTTGAATTCTCTTTCATTTCTGTGACTCCATCTCTCTCTGAACTTGCATCGAAGGTTTCGGTAATGTCATTCGAATCAATATCTCTAGTTGTACTCATGTTATAGTCGATTTTTTCGGTCGTTTCATCCGAATAAATTACAGATTCGTTGAAGGAGATACTAGTCGTAAAAGTGGTGTTAGTTTCTTCGTTTAAAAAGGAAGTTTcggtaaaattttctaaaacaatgaaaatagttGTTCCACTGATGTTAtcgttttcgattatttccGTTGTAAAATTGACATCCTCAGTCGTATTCTCGATTGGaggatataatgtaatttcattcgattcgtttgttttaatataatcgtaaTTATCGTAATCCGCAGGAGGATAATCTTCGAAATTGTACATTTCTTCCAGGAACTTTTCATCGAGTATCGggtttagatataaatttgttgGCAGCAGTGAAAATTTTGGCAGAGCTGAATTATTCGGAACAAAAGGGTTCTTGGTAAatgttaaagaattaaaagagaagGATTAGAGATTAAgagattataaatagaaagtagaaaaagaaaagctatatagaaaagaatggaaaaagaaaaagatatataaccgtcgtaaaatttgagaataaaaatttgaagaattatttccattgtttatttttaatagtcatTATAattgagaatgaaaattattgttattttcaatgcaatttccaatttaaaaaaaatatttttttttattctcaaattcgcaattactttaataaatacagATAACCGAAATGAGCAATCGAGTGGATTCGGGTTCGATCTTGATTCAATTCAGTTAACCCAAtacttttgatttatattttggaaatcaaagaaaacaaaaaataaagatatataaaaaaatagaaacttttattctatctttaagataaaagataatcgaaaaatataaaatataaatgaataagaaaatttcaaatgcaaTAAAAACGTACTTGTTTcagtaatttctttcttactaTATTGCATTCCAGTTATATTATTTGCCAAGATTAAACTTAAAGATGTTAATGTCATGAATTGTTGTGATTTCAACATACTTTTATCACATTTAATAGGCTTATACGTGCAATTCTTAATCGATTGATCCCTTAATTGTttctataacaattaatataatgaatacttTTTTGATTTCACATTTGAACAACGTATTCATATATGTTGCACGATTCACTTACcattgaatcaattttttcaaataaagcaaatatcaaagaatacAGATTCAGcatgttcaaaaataatattctgcaATAAGTGGattgaatcaaaaataataatcgtaaaattaataatttcagagaaaattaataaaaccagAGGGGAAGTTTACCGTGCAAGCTGTAAACGCAGCTGCTTCCTGGGATGATAGCTCTCCAGCAGGCCCAATATCTCGAAGAATACAGGGAACAGATATGTGATTAGTGACAGCACGACTGTAATTTCGTTTTGACGCCACCAATTACTCTGTTCGAGTTCCTTGGAACTTCGTGCAACAATTTTCACTACGACATACGCCGACAATCCCAATAACGCTATCACTGATACATTAACGAAGATCCTCATCAATATTATCTTccaactaaaattttatcattaaattagcATTAAATTCACGaagcaataataatgaaattataataaaatccacgttaaaataatttcaagtatgataaaatgtaattagaaattataaaaattcaattaaaatgaatatacaaaTAGTAGATATCTGTAGtatcgtatttaatatttacatatataattatttcacaataaaaTGTTCACTTTACagtttacatatttttactattaagttttgtaaatttaattacgaaagtaaaatgtaaatgcaaatttgatcaaaaatcaaaatgccaaaaactttataaagatattaatggaataataatggaatttttcgaatgatCTCACTTTCTCTCGTCTTTTTCCTTCTCGGCCTCTTCCAATAAAGCTTCTTTGAATCCAAGCACGAGATTCGCCGTCCTATTATGTGCGGTTTCAGGATTGCCGATCATGAAGTCCCAACCTGTGAATAATCTCCAGGAAAACGCGCATTCGTCCTCTTTTTCACTGAGTTTGCTCAACCGAGAATTTTCTGCCATCCTAAGAGCATCGTTCGTATCGAATTGTTCCACAACAAACACGTATTAAGCCTCGATTCTGATCCAattccattatttaaatatatcgaaatattttcaatttaagatttggttgaaaatttattcattatcagacgagatttaattttcagatGAGTCGTTGAGAAATAATTacgtattctatatatatatatataaatttgttcaatgttattaattgaattaattgttttttaacatttccaaGTTGATTCGTtatggataattattataggaaGACacacaaatttcatttatttaacgcACGTAATTTTTTCCACACAATAAGCGTGATACATCAGCTTAACGAAAATTATCGTCGTAAAAATACTCGGAcaaattagttaaattttatttttacgtttataaaattggaaagataAAATGGCTTATTAccgcgaataataatatttaattgaataattataaaaaaaaatattttgcattaaataattaaaatttatgtttttattaattgcaacGAATCTAATCAAttcgaaatatcaatttatcgattcgaCTTCTTACTTGCGCAATATGGCGAGGAAACTGTAGATGTAAACCACCAGATTAGTGACGAAATAAGCTAGAGGTAATCTATAACCGCTTTGCGAATCTTGGTTGGTGTACCAGCCGTAAAAAAATGGCGAGTACTTCAAGATTCCCTCGAATTCCCATAGAGTTAGCAAGTGCTTCGACTTTATTTTCTCCTCTTCGAGCATAATCTTCCGTTCCCCCGCCGCAGTTACATCTGCCGTGAGCACCTGCATATCGCGAAAAATGTGAAGAAATTTGACtactttctttcctcttaataaataggaattaattaaatttaaatttcttatttttctgccaaatatttcttaagatTCAAATCTTCCTCTTCGtatctcttttaaaaattagtgtTAGAGAGATAATTTTCTTGTAGTTGCTtgcttatttaaattatgacaaTTTTGCtacttaattaattgtttaattattggaattttgtACCTCGGGAATTGCCACGAAGGCAACGAGGATAATCGCCATGACGAGATTAATCCAAAACAGCCATCGAAGGAAAATGAAGTACGAGGCTACCGCCGAGCCAAAATGCGACTCGATCTCTTTTATGCGAAATTCCCAGGGAATCAGCCACGTTTGGAGGTTCACTATCTCTCTACGGAAATATTGCCATTTCTagaatcgaatgaaaattaataaaaatcgacgGAGCACGAGATAAGgatgcaaataattttccttcagaaattattactttCGTGGCGAACAGAGAAACGCGCGCAATGGCGTCTTTAGTGCTTCGAGTCTGGGCCAACCTTTCCTGAAGGACGCCCTCGTGCCTTCTCACGTACGACTTCGCTTGCCGCACCAGCTTTATTTTCCTACGAAGTGGCCAAGGTTGTTGCTTCACTCCGCTCAACACCTCTTTGTGCAACTTCAGTTTCTCGAATATCTGCTCCTGGCTTCCGCTCTCCTCCATCGAGATCGCGGTTCTGCACAAGTATTCCATTCGacatttccattttatccgactaatgtatttttttcaattatttcattaatcgaacactttttttaaattgctcgTTTTGCTTAATGGTCATTTTCATCGAGTGTATTTACagcatcaattataaaaatgaatcgaaagaGAAAGTATGGAAGTACTAACTCTCCGGAGCTTATAGTATAAACGGAAGATCTTCGACGAAGCATACTCTCAGCTTCGATGCTGAAAGGAGAGGACGGTCGACGTTTTCGCCTACTTTGCCGACGGCTAGAACTTCGTCGTTGCATGATCTCGCACGCCGAAGCAGAGTATTCATCCTCGTTATCCTCCTCTTCtaacattcattaaaaattcgcACGTTAAATGTACGTATAATTTCTTGaggattattcattattatataaatctcttaaatattaattttatatacaattttaaatacattcgtTGAACATATTTGAAGAGTCGATTttagaaactaaaaaaaaaaaaaaataaagagagagagaaacaaatctcaatttaaaattttatttctttttatctcgcgttcataaaaatgttattttgcaCGAACATCCGCAATCTagttataagcaattgaaATTAAGATGAAGAGAAACGcgtgtaaaataaatagtattctATCTCCATCctatttctatcttattttatatttgttttgaccTCTAGAATCTCTCTCAAAAGATgtctcatgaatatattaacactctGTATAGGATGCCTCATCTAACTTGAacatcttaaataaatatctcatttattattcatagaaaaagtgtcgaagaaaaatattagttgATTTAAaggtgtaaatattataataagcaaaaaaatatctcgtacgttttcaaaatatcaaggtttgatttttttttatttgatattcctattataaataataaacgagaCATTTAAAACGATCAAAATTAGACGAGATGGTATGTATTAaaacttgtaatatttttataaaattttttactaaataataaaactcactttttttttacttaatattaaagttttctaatttataataattaaactatgaatattgtttattattatataaataacaaacttattcctcttatattataaatttaatttattacattttaattctctcgtgtttgttataataacttttttcaatgaaattttctaattttacgttaatattaaatttaatatttgctaCAACATATTCTACTGTAAcaataattgtacatataaaaatgtaaatctaaataaaataaatattaaagatactgtatactatatacaaattatgttATGATaccaacttttatttttatattttttctttttacaaaaatatttaaatgaattggcTTGTaatcaaaagataaatattccctatgaattatttataataataatctctttATCGTACAAACCAGCTATAGGGATTATCTGCATATCCGTGATATTTCCGatgttaatgatattttccctcttttttttcttcacttgACAAACTCAAACAACTTTCTCTTATATATTCTCGACGTATTCGCCGAAACGACGAAATTGACAATCAGTCGATCGACAGAGATGAAAGTTCCACCTATCacagaaaacaaaatttttaagaattagtcGCACGAATTTTATCCGTAAATCATCCACGTATTGCATTCATAAGTGATCGAATGATGAacacgatttttattaaattgattataaacaccgataaaattcaaatttaattgtaaaga
Coding sequences:
- the LOC107997677 gene encoding transmembrane channel-like protein isoform X4, which codes for MQIIPIAEEEDNEDEYSASACEIMQRRSSSRRQSRRKRRPSSPFSIEAESMLRRRSSVYTISSGETAISMEESGSQEQIFEKLKLHKEVLSGVKQQPWPLRRKIKLVRQAKSYVRRHEGVLQERLAQTRSTKDAIARVSLFATKKWQYFRREIVNLQTWLIPWEFRIKEIESHFGSAVASYFIFLRWLFWINLVMAIILVAFVAIPEVLTADVTAAGERKIMLEEEKIKSKHLLTLWEFEGILKYSPFFYGWYTNQDSQSGYRLPLAYFVTNLVVYIYSFLAILRKMAENSRLSKLSEKEDECAFSWRLFTGWDFMIGNPETAHNRTANLVLGFKEALLEEAEKEKDERNWKIILMRIFVNVSVIALLGLSAYVVVKIVARSSKELEQSNWWRQNEITVVLSLITYLFPVFFEILGLLESYHPRKQLRLQLARILFLNMLNLYSLIFALFEKIDSMKQLRDQSIKNCTYKPIKCDKSMLKSQQFMTLTSLSLILANNITGMQYSKKEITETTLPKFSLLPTNLYLNPILDEKFLEEMYNFEDYPPADYDNYDYIKTNESNEITLYPPIENTTEDVNFTTEIIENDNISGTTIFIVLENFTETSFLNEETNTTFTTSISFNESVIYSDETTEKIDYNMSTTRDIDSNDITETFDASSERDGVTEMKENSTSLSTQDNYQHLIITTLNTNVESATITNKFTEKSIPTEMIDKISTTLESSTLDESVIPLLEKDTRYVKCFEYVCTVTQDTISSSKQLDLKTRKKLRHSCWETVFGQELAKLTVMDLIIIIANTLTIDFIRAVFVRFMNGCWCWDLEKQFPQYGDFKIAENILHLVLNQGMIWMGMFFSPGLMVLNLFKLGILMYLRSWAVMTCNIPHEVVFRASRSNNFYFALLLIMLFLCVLPVGYAIVWVKPSLYCGPFSGYKKIYHVATKNLTNSLPELIKRCLDYIVSPGIVIPLIVLMILIIYYMISLTGSLREANNDLKIQLRHERTEERRKLFKIAKKREEMSDTLKWKKMLPVLSKNSITKKILKEVVEIENASIEVYVDERKNSVSELTDKFMEQDVILHDQTQHTFSESDNNEKEPVTSSRLIKVLHNSWESQSSDYAIIPEIRINEIKKESENNFQTTFTKDYDEEKR
- the LOC107997677 gene encoding transmembrane channel-like protein isoform X2 produces the protein MQIIPIAEEEDNEDEYSASACEIMQRRSSSRRQSRRKRRPSSPFSIEAESMLRRRSSVYTISSGETAISMEESGSQEQIFEKLKLHKEVLSGVKQQPWPLRRKIKLVRQAKSYVRRHEGVLQERLAQTRSTKDAIARVSLFATKKWQYFRREIVNLQTWLIPWEFRIKEIESHFGSAVASYFIFLRWLFWINLVMAIILVAFVAIPEVLTADVTAAGERKIMLEEEKIKSKHLLTLWEFEGILKYSPFFYGWYTNQDSQSGYRLPLAYFVTNLVVYIYSFLAILRKMAENSRLSKLSEKEDECAFSWRLFTGWDFMIGNPETAHNRTANLVLGFKEALLEEAEKEKDERNWKIILMRIFVNVSVIALLGLSAYVVVKIVARSSKELEQSNWWRQNEITVVLSLITYLFPVFFEILGLLESYHPRKQLRLQLARILFLNMLNLYSLIFALFEKIDSMKQLRDQSIKNCTYKPIKCDKSMLKSQQFMTLTSLSLILANNITGMQYSKKEITETTLPKFSLLPTNLYLNPILDEKFLEEMYNFEDYPPADYDNYDYIKTNESNEITLYPPIENTTEDVNFTTEIIENDNISGTTIFIVLENFTETSFLNEETNTTFTTSISFNESVIYSDETTEKIDYNMSTTRDIDSNDITETFDASSERDGVTEMKENSTSLSTQDNYQHLIITTLNTNVESATITNKFTEKSIPTEMIDKISTTLESSTLDESVIPLLEKDTRYVKCFEYVCTVTQDTISSSKQLDLKTRKKLRHSCWETVFGQELAKLTVMDLIIIIANTLTIDFIRAVFVRFMNGCWCWDLEKQFPQYGDFKIAENILHLVLNQGMIWMGMFFSPGLMVLNLFKLGILMYLRSWAVMTCNIPHEVVFRASRSNNFYFALLLIMLFLCVLPVGYAIVWVKPSLYCGPFSGYKKIYHVATKNLTNSLPELIKRCLDYIVSPGIVIPLIVLMILIIYYMISLTGSLREANNDLKIQLRHERTEERRKLFKIAKKREEMSDTLKWKKMLPVLSKNSITKKILKDDSEVVEIENASIEVYVDERKNSVSELTDKFMEQDVILHDQTQHTFSESDNNEKEPVTSRLIKVLHNSWESQSSDYAIIPEIRINEIKKESENNFQTTFTKDYDEEKR
- the LOC107997677 gene encoding transmembrane channel-like protein isoform X1 codes for the protein MQIIPIAEEEDNEDEYSASACEIMQRRSSSRRQSRRKRRPSSPFSIEAESMLRRRSSVYTISSGETAISMEESGSQEQIFEKLKLHKEVLSGVKQQPWPLRRKIKLVRQAKSYVRRHEGVLQERLAQTRSTKDAIARVSLFATKKWQYFRREIVNLQTWLIPWEFRIKEIESHFGSAVASYFIFLRWLFWINLVMAIILVAFVAIPEVLTADVTAAGERKIMLEEEKIKSKHLLTLWEFEGILKYSPFFYGWYTNQDSQSGYRLPLAYFVTNLVVYIYSFLAILRKMAENSRLSKLSEKEDECAFSWRLFTGWDFMIGNPETAHNRTANLVLGFKEALLEEAEKEKDERNWKIILMRIFVNVSVIALLGLSAYVVVKIVARSSKELEQSNWWRQNEITVVLSLITYLFPVFFEILGLLESYHPRKQLRLQLARILFLNMLNLYSLIFALFEKIDSMKQLRDQSIKNCTYKPIKCDKSMLKSQQFMTLTSLSLILANNITGMQYSKKEITETTLPKFSLLPTNLYLNPILDEKFLEEMYNFEDYPPADYDNYDYIKTNESNEITLYPPIENTTEDVNFTTEIIENDNISGTTIFIVLENFTETSFLNEETNTTFTTSISFNESVIYSDETTEKIDYNMSTTRDIDSNDITETFDASSERDGVTEMKENSTSLSTQDNYQHLIITTLNTNVESATITNKFTEKSIPTEMIDKISTTLESSTLDESVIPLLEKDTRYVKCFEYVCTVTQDTISSSKQLDLKTRKKLRHSCWETVFGQELAKLTVMDLIIIIANTLTIDFIRAVFVRFMNGCWCWDLEKQFPQYGDFKIAENILHLVLNQGMIWMGMFFSPGLMVLNLFKLGILMYLRSWAVMTCNIPHEVVFRASRSNNFYFALLLIMLFLCVLPVGYAIVWVKPSLYCGPFSGYKKIYHVATKNLTNSLPELIKRCLDYIVSPGIVIPLIVLMILIIYYMISLTGSLREANNDLKIQLRHERTEERRKLFKIAKKREEMSDTLKWKKMLPVLSKNSITKKILKDDSEVVEIENASIEVYVDERKNSVSELTDKFMEQDVILHDQTQHTFSESDNNEKEPVTSSRLIKVLHNSWESQSSDYAIIPEIRINEIKKESENNFQTTFTKDYDEEKR
- the LOC107997677 gene encoding transmembrane channel-like protein isoform X5; amino-acid sequence: MQIIPIAEEEDNEDEYSASACEIMQRRSSSRRQSRRKRRPSSPFSIEAESMLRRRSSVYTISSGETAISMEESGSQEQIFEKLKLHKEVLSGVKQQPWPLRRKIKLVRQAKSYVRRHEGVLQERLAQTRSTKDAIARVSLFATKKWQYFRREIVNLQTWLIPWEFRIKEIESHFGSAVASYFIFLRWLFWINLVMAIILVAFVAIPEVLTADVTAAGERKIMLEEEKIKSKHLLTLWEFEGILKYSPFFYGWYTNQDSQSGYRLPLAYFVTNLVVYIYSFLAILRKMAENSRLSKLSEKEDECAFSWRLFTGWDFMIGNPETAHNRTANLVLGFKEALLEEAEKEKDERNWKIILMRIFVNVSVIALLGLSAYVVVKIVARSSKELEQSNWWRQNEITVVLSLITYLFPVFFEILGLLESYHPRKQLRLQLARILFLNMLNLYSLIFALFEKIDSMKQLRDQSIKNCTYKPIKCDKSMLKSQQFMTLTSLSLILANNITGMQYSKKEITETTLPKFSLLPTNLYLNPILDEKFLEEMYNFEDYPPADYDNYDYIKTNESNEITLYPPIENTTEDVNFTTEIIENDNISGTTIFIVLENFTETSFLNEETNTTFTTSISFNESVIYSDETTEKIDYNMSTTRDIDSNDITETFDASSERDGVTEMKENSTSLSTQDNYQHLIITTLNTNVESATITNKFTEKSIPTEMIDKISTTLESSTLDESVIPLLEKDTRYVKCFEYVCTVTQDTISSSKQLDLKTRKKLRHSCWETVFGQELAKLTIIIIANTLTIDFIRAVFVRFMNGCWCWDLEKQFPQYGDFKIAENILHLVLNQGMIWMGMFFSPGLMVLNLFKLGILMYLRSWAVMTCNIPHEVVFRASRSNNFYFALLLIMLFLCVLPVGYAIVWVKPSLYCGPFSGYKKIYHVATKNLTNSLPELIKRCLDYIVSPGIVIPLIVLMILIIYYMISLTGSLREANNDLKIQLRHERTEERRKLFKIAKKREEMSDTLKWKKMLPVLSKNSITKKILKDDSEVVEIENASIEVYVDERKNSVSELTDKFMEQDVILHDQTQHTFSESDNNEKEPVTSSRLIKVLHNSWESQSSDYAIIPEIRINEIKKESENNFQTTFTKDYDEEKR
- the LOC107997677 gene encoding transmembrane channel-like protein isoform X3, which produces MQIIPIAEEEDNEDEYSASACEIMQRRSSSRRQSRRKRRPSSPFSIEAESMLRRRSSVYTISSGETAISMEESGSQEQIFEKLKLHKEVLSGVKQQPWPLRRKIKLVRQAKSYVRRHEGVLQERLAQTRSTKDAIARVSLFATKKWQYFRREIVNLQTWLIPWEFRIKEIESHFGSAVASYFIFLRWLFWINLVMAIILVAFVAIPEVLTADVTAAGERKIMLEEEKIKSKHLLTLWEFEGILKYSPFFYGWYTNQDSQSGYRLPLAYFVTNLVVYIYSFLAILRKMAENSRLSKLSEKEDECAFSWRLFTGWDFMIGNPETAHNRTANLVLGFKEALLEEAEKEKDERNWKIILMRIFVNVSVIALLGLSAYVVVKIVARSSKELEQSNWWRQNEITVVLSLITYLFPVFFEILGLLESYHPRKQLRLQLARILFLNMLNLYSLIFALFEKIDSMKQLRDQSIKNCTYKPIKCDKSMLKSQQFMTLTSLSLILANNITGMQYSKKEITETTLPKFSLLPTNLYLNPILDEKFLEEMYNFEDYPPADYDNYDYIKTNESNEITLYPPIENTTEDVNFTTEIIENDNISGTTIFIVLENFTETSFLNEETNTTFTTSISFNESVIYSDETTEKIDYNMSTTRDIDSNDITETFDASSERDGVTEMKENSTSLSTQDNYQHLIITTLNTNVESATITNKFTEKSIPTEMIDKISTTLESSTLDESVIPLLEKDTRYVKCFEYVCTVTQDTISSSKQLDLKTRKKLRHSCWETVFGQELAKLTVMDLIIIIANTLTIDFIRAVFVRFMNGCWCWDLEKQFPQYGDFKIAENILHLVLNQGMIWMGMFFSPGLMVLNLFKLGILMYLRSWAVMTCNIPHEVVFRASRSNNFYFALLLIMLFLCVLPVGYAIVWVKPSLYCGPFSGYKKIYHVATKNLTNSLPELIKRCLDYIVSPGIVIPLIVLMILIIYYMISLTGSLREANNDLKIQLRHERTEERRKLFKIAKKREEMSDTLKWKKMLPVLSKNSITKKILKDDSEVVEIENASIEVYVDERKNSVSELTDKFMEQDVILHDQTQHTFSESDNNEKEPVTSRTVYLLHLKIEFDDDGDEANPSFTIWKKTKFSHFNSRLNSHKTYVLFI